CCTAAAGTAGTAGCTAAACCACCAACAATAATAATACGCACTGGTGTTAGCTTGATACTTTTTAATTTTTCAAACACTTTTTCAACCTTCCATGATAGCTCTATTTGTTCACTTTTATCCAGAAAAATACTATCAAACTTTATGTCTTTAATATCTAAGTTATCTAATTTTGGTACTGTCTCATCAAATGGGATCTCAGGATATATGGCTTTTAATACTGCTTGTTGTGAAACTACTTGTTGTGGAATAGCTTGTTCAAGACTTGGAGAAGAAGGTTTTTCACTTGGAACATCTAAGAGTTCTGTTTCTAGTCCACCTTCAAATACATTTTCAATTGACTGATATTCTTGCTCACTGGATAACCATGGAAAAGTTTTCTTTTCTTCCGGCTTTTCTTCTGATAAAAAATATGTTTGTTTTTTTTCTTTTTTTTCTATTTCTTTTTTAGCTTTTTTGTCTTCTGGAGGCCAAACTATACTCTTATCCTCTTTATCACCAGAAGAACTTATAACATCTTCTTTTAATGGTGGCATTGAAACAACTGAAGGAGAAAATATAACATTTTCCTCACTTGTAGCTATTTCAGCTTCTAAATTAAAAGTAACATTTTTTTCTTTTGTTTCTTTTTCTTTGCTTGGAAGTTTTATTTCAACATCCGTTTTTTTTCTCAATGGATTAATTTTTTCAATGTCATATTTTATTTCAGGCGTTGATCTAGCTACAGGCAAATCTAATTCTAAAAGGCTAGTATCCAGCATTACTTTAGTAATATTTTTTGTCTTTAAATAATTATCAAGATTTTGAAGCTTACTTAGTTTAACTTTTTTAAAATTTATTCTTGGCAAGGAAACATTAACAGGAAATCTTTCAAGAAGATCTTCTAGCTGAAGTCTATCGTTTACAATATTACTTTTCACTTGTAATTACTCAGGTGGCTCTGCGGTGACATAGCTCCTCGAGCCACCTTTCCATAGATCGCTCGACTTGCCCAAATAAATTGGATCAAGTCTCGCTTTATTAAATAGCATAATTTCGTGAAGGATAACCTGGGATAAATTAACATGCTGAATAGTTACTTTCGCTTCTTCTTTAAGATCTTTACTTGGTTATTGGAATTACTCTTAATAATTCTTCCAGTGTAGTTTTTCTTTTTCTTACTTTTTGGATACCTGCATGAGCAAGCGTAGGAACACCTACACGTAGAAGCTCTGCTTTTATTTCATTTAAATTAGGACGTTCTTGTACCATTTGTTGGATTTTGTCATTTACAGGCATAATTTCAAAAACACCTTCACGTCCAGAATAACCTAAATTACTACACTTTTCACAACCAACTGCTTTTGCAAAGATCTCATCTGCAGAAGACGTTAATTGTAATAATTCTAGTTCCTCACTAGAAGGTTTATATTCCTGGTGACAGGAACAAACTTTACGTACAAGTCTTTGAGCAATTACCCCAATTAATGCACTTGCAATTAAATAAGGTTCAATTCCCATATCCATAATTCTTACTATTGTGCTTGCTGCATCATTAGTATGTAAGGTACTTAAGACAAGGTGCCCTGTAAGAGCAGCTTGTATAGCAATTTCTGCAGTTTCTGTATCCCTAATTTCCCCAATCATTACAATATCTGGGTCTTGGCGTAGTATACTTCTCAACCCTGATGAGAAAGTTAAACCTGCTTTTACATTAACTTGTACCTGATTAACCCTAGCTAACTGGTATTCTACTGGATCTTCTACTGTTACAACATTTTTTGAAGTATCCACTAACTTAGCTAAGCTAGTATACAAAGTACTTGTTTTTCCTGAACCTGTTGGCCCAGTTATAAGTATCATTCCTTGACTACGACCTAACCACTCTTCGTAAACTGATAATCTGCCTTTTGGCATACCAAGATCAAGTAAATTGCTGAAATTATTTTCATGCGGAAGTATTCTTATTACACACTTTTCCCCATGTAAGGTTGGTAAGGTTGAAACACGAAGATCTACTCTTTGACCACCTAAAACCTCAGTAACACGCCCATCTTGAGGTTGTCTTTGTTCTGCAATATTTAAATCTGCAATAATCTTTATACGTGCAAGAACAACTTTTCTTAAATCTTGCACTGTTGAAAAATATCTGCAAACATCTCTTAAGATCCCATCAACCCTAAATCTGACAATTAATCCTTTTGTTGTAGGTTCAAAATGAATATCACTTGCCCGTTGTGTTAAAGCTTCACCCATTAATGCCCTGACATCGTTTGCAATAGCTCCTTCATCAGTTGCCATTATTTGACGAATAGGAATTTTATCAATTGTAGCTTCTAATTCTGCGCCTAATTTTGCTTGAGGCGCAGCCACAGGTTTTGATGCTA
The nucleotide sequence above comes from Candidatus Melainabacteria bacterium. Encoded proteins:
- a CDS encoding type II/IV secretion system protein, which codes for MATANPTRISLTQLLKSGKTSLSEALNLLVDSSGTLNFEYLDKNLLSAMPSSWPAEQAIPLLFWNNKLYVGVPENHESSLKNSLSDFLNGCQIDFKNIKPESWNKWFALIGKTPGNIPTQQAVSYEARTQISPGVEQKTLQGALQTQLASKPVAAPQAKLGAELEATIDKIPIRQIMATDEGAIANDVRALMGEALTQRASDIHFEPTTKGLIVRFRVDGILRDVCRYFSTVQDLRKVVLARIKIIADLNIAEQRQPQDGRVTEVLGGQRVDLRVSTLPTLHGEKCVIRILPHENNFSNLLDLGMPKGRLSVYEEWLGRSQGMILITGPTGSGKTSTLYTSLAKLVDTSKNVVTVEDPVEYQLARVNQVQVNVKAGLTFSSGLRSILRQDPDIVMIGEIRDTETAEIAIQAALTGHLVLSTLHTNDAASTIVRIMDMGIEPYLIASALIGVIAQRLVRKVCSCHQEYKPSSEELELLQLTSSADEIFAKAVGCEKCSNLGYSGREGVFEIMPVNDKIQQMVQERPNLNEIKAELLRVGVPTLAHAGIQKVRKRKTTLEELLRVIPITK